One window of Marinobacterium aestuarii genomic DNA carries:
- a CDS encoding kinase, with product MSQLCVCDPQGTARALGPLLAKGGEGAVYPLRERNDILIKWYHPEQLRKRSSILQPKVEAMCGMAAAQKLDSLSWPLFSVYDESGSWIGYTMRRAQGKQLFLLAHAVLYKRHFGQLDRSRIVGYLLDLLARIEQLHRAGIMIGDYNLNNFLADPQSGKVALLDCDSYQVHAGKHRFACPVGSADMTPKEHQNRAFSELVRTEQSEAFSVAIVLFKCLMLGRHPYDIVGGEDPVTNLCRGNFAYGTGNRGIPQGAWYNIWSHMPHRLKQMFITTFTDGADDPQCRPSLSDWQEALQLYGREMAKGWHARDIVPAQPKSSEYRGNRAEP from the coding sequence ATGAGTCAACTGTGTGTGTGCGACCCTCAGGGGACTGCCAGGGCGTTGGGCCCGCTATTGGCAAAAGGTGGCGAAGGCGCTGTGTACCCACTCCGGGAGCGGAACGATATTCTCATCAAGTGGTATCACCCGGAACAGTTGCGCAAGCGCTCATCCATTCTGCAGCCCAAGGTCGAAGCCATGTGTGGCATGGCCGCCGCGCAGAAGCTGGACAGCCTCAGCTGGCCGCTTTTCTCTGTCTATGACGAAAGTGGCAGCTGGATCGGCTACACGATGCGCCGGGCACAGGGCAAACAGCTGTTCCTGCTGGCACATGCCGTGCTGTACAAGCGGCACTTTGGGCAACTGGATCGGTCCAGGATCGTCGGATACCTGCTCGACCTGCTGGCCCGCATCGAGCAGCTGCACCGAGCCGGCATCATGATCGGCGATTACAACCTGAACAACTTTCTGGCCGACCCGCAGAGCGGCAAGGTAGCGCTGCTGGATTGCGACAGCTACCAGGTGCACGCCGGCAAGCACCGCTTTGCCTGCCCGGTGGGCAGCGCCGACATGACGCCCAAGGAACACCAGAACCGGGCCTTCAGCGAACTGGTGCGTACGGAACAGAGCGAGGCGTTTTCAGTGGCGATAGTGCTGTTTAAATGCCTGATGCTGGGGCGACACCCGTACGACATTGTTGGCGGCGAAGATCCTGTCACCAACCTCTGCCGCGGCAATTTCGCTTACGGAACCGGCAATCGGGGGATTCCGCAGGGGGCCTGGTACAACATCTGGAGTCACATGCCGCACCGGCTCAAGCAAATGTTCATTACGACCTTCACCGATGGTGCCGACGACCCTCAGTGCCGACCCTCGCTGAGTGACTGGCAAGAGGCACTGCAGCTGTATGGGCGCGAAATGGCCAAGGGGTGGCATGCCCGCGACATAGTACCGGCTCAGCCCAAGTCCAGTGAGTACCGGGGCAATCGCGCCGAGCCCTGA
- a CDS encoding PP2C family serine/threonine-protein phosphatase: MPRKKKLGAARNPVVTSIRVKPRRHARTPAPVGPVRKATRPAASKRAPVQPCPAPAAVTQITQAAAPVWHAQYEAVVGLSHRDSRYPLPCQDAVLAQVSSRPMLLVADGAGSSAVSEIGSQSVVTGLARLFQTLEYLLAELLDSDDASDEARTRQFALVIVKHARGILEDLSRAHRRALGDFRCTLSAVILGRKRLIWLKVGDSPLVLEHERQQAGASNESERKDRVLSTLGHNGKGEFANQTVFIDEKLQPDEVQFGLLPVHQLTGVAVMSDGAAERLVATDGSKASIQLSQWFAALRSDTFSRRALTRFFYSDDFTKGSSGDDCSVGMLSLMQTVG; encoded by the coding sequence ATGCCCAGGAAGAAGAAACTTGGCGCCGCGCGCAACCCGGTCGTGACATCCATCCGCGTCAAGCCGCGCCGACACGCGCGCACGCCGGCACCCGTCGGCCCCGTGCGAAAGGCGACCCGCCCTGCGGCCTCGAAACGGGCACCGGTACAGCCATGCCCGGCGCCCGCCGCTGTGACACAGATAACCCAGGCAGCCGCACCTGTCTGGCATGCCCAGTATGAGGCTGTGGTCGGTCTGTCGCATCGCGACAGTCGTTATCCGCTACCCTGCCAGGATGCGGTGCTGGCGCAGGTATCATCGCGCCCCATGCTGCTGGTGGCAGACGGCGCCGGCAGTTCAGCGGTCTCGGAAATCGGTTCGCAGTCTGTCGTGACCGGACTTGCCCGGCTTTTTCAGACGCTGGAATACCTGCTGGCAGAGCTGCTGGATAGCGATGACGCCAGCGACGAAGCCCGTACGCGCCAATTCGCGCTTGTGATCGTCAAGCATGCGCGGGGAATACTGGAGGATCTGTCCCGCGCGCACCGCCGGGCGCTCGGTGATTTTCGCTGCACACTCTCGGCCGTCATCCTAGGTCGCAAGCGACTGATCTGGCTCAAGGTGGGGGACAGTCCCCTGGTGCTGGAGCATGAACGCCAGCAGGCCGGGGCCAGCAATGAATCCGAGCGCAAAGACCGGGTACTCAGCACGCTGGGCCACAACGGCAAGGGTGAATTCGCCAACCAGACCGTTTTCATCGACGAGAAGCTGCAGCCAGACGAGGTGCAGTTCGGTCTCTTGCCCGTCCACCAGCTGACCGGCGTGGCCGTGATGTCGGACGGTGCCGCCGAGCGGCTGGTTGCCACGGACGGCTCAAAGGCCAGCATCCAGCTGAGCCAGTGGTTCGCCGCATTGCGCAGCGACACCTTCAGCAGACGCGCACTGACACGCTTTTTTTACTCAGACGACTTCACCAAAGGCAGCAGCGGTGACGACTGCTCGGTGGGGATGCTATCGCTGATGCAAACGGTGGGTTAA
- the csx2 gene encoding TIGR02221 family CRISPR-associated protein, whose product MKKTLITFLGRTRKTEQGYNKTAYVIDGETHEPSAFLGFNLQRHLKPQRLVVMGTAGSMWDHLFDGDINLGDLAEDERLTLADAVENQAVTQQQLDSLRHLLEERLDTEVRLQIIPYGHDLAEQVRLVELMANHVQSQDKVHLDVTHGFRNLPMVALLAAMYLREIRQARIEGIWYAAYDPGKPSTTVNNIEGLLRVADWLTAMSSYTKDGDYGVFGKLLGKSAHLLKSAAYFERTSNPAKARECLSSWTIADNYPDDPVASLFADELQRRIDWHKSQSRPDYEKHLACEYLNRRDYLRAAIFGLESKITEQTYTQKLPDDYARRKEVSEQLKQSADFSTLNNMRNALAHGLRSPDPALDRLLANEDKLQAELRRLFKALKITSPAT is encoded by the coding sequence ATGAAGAAAACACTGATTACTTTCTTGGGCCGAACACGAAAAACTGAACAGGGCTACAATAAAACCGCCTATGTCATCGACGGCGAAACCCATGAGCCTTCCGCTTTTCTGGGTTTCAATCTGCAGCGCCACCTAAAGCCGCAACGGCTGGTTGTGATGGGGACGGCGGGCAGCATGTGGGATCACCTGTTCGACGGCGATATCAATCTGGGTGACCTGGCCGAAGACGAACGCCTGACCCTGGCCGATGCAGTAGAAAACCAGGCTGTCACCCAGCAACAACTGGATAGCCTGCGCCACTTGCTGGAAGAGCGCCTGGACACCGAGGTTCGGTTGCAGATTATTCCCTACGGCCATGACCTGGCAGAGCAGGTCCGCCTGGTCGAGTTGATGGCAAACCATGTGCAGTCCCAGGACAAGGTCCATCTTGATGTGACCCATGGTTTCAGAAACCTGCCAATGGTTGCGCTACTGGCCGCCATGTACCTGCGCGAGATCCGCCAGGCCCGGATTGAGGGCATCTGGTACGCCGCCTACGACCCCGGCAAGCCAAGCACGACCGTCAATAATATCGAAGGCCTGCTGCGTGTTGCCGACTGGCTCACCGCCATGAGCTCTTACACCAAAGACGGCGACTATGGTGTCTTTGGCAAGCTGCTGGGGAAATCTGCCCATCTTCTGAAAAGCGCCGCCTATTTCGAGCGCACCAGCAATCCGGCCAAAGCCAGGGAGTGCCTGAGCAGCTGGACAATCGCGGACAACTACCCGGATGACCCGGTTGCATCGCTGTTTGCCGATGAACTGCAGCGCCGAATCGACTGGCATAAAAGCCAGTCACGCCCAGACTACGAAAAGCACCTGGCCTGTGAGTATCTGAACCGACGAGATTACCTGAGAGCGGCAATATTTGGCCTGGAATCCAAGATCACCGAACAGACATACACGCAAAAACTGCCGGATGACTACGCAAGACGCAAGGAAGTGAGTGAGCAACTGAAGCAGTCCGCTGATTTCAGCACGCTCAACAATATGCGCAATGCGCTGGCACACGGCTTGCGCAGCCCAGACCCGGCGCTGGATCGCCTGCTGGCGAATGAAGACAAACTTCAAGCAGAGCTTAGGCGTCTGTTCAAGGCACTGAAAATAACGTCTCCCGCCACCTGA
- a CDS encoding vWA domain-containing protein, with amino-acid sequence MSGLLNVLSRTLLDMTNEAKGEGRMTNDQAIAASDLIDNPSPRCACMVVLDTSGSMSGQPIRELNDGLQRFLESLNRNEVAACSVEVGVITAGQQVDVVLPFVSAMNVDGFQRFDASGPTPLGAAVELALDTLEKRKGEYRKTGVAYYQPWLVVISDGAPTDHWQSAAQRAKTLSGNRKMVALAVGVQGADMQVLGEFSNRPAIPLDGLKFGEFFEWLSASMSRVSASASTASRVDLPPMDSWANI; translated from the coding sequence ATGAGCGGGTTGCTGAATGTGCTGAGCAGGACATTGCTGGATATGACCAACGAAGCGAAAGGAGAAGGCAGGATGACCAACGACCAGGCGATTGCAGCGAGCGATCTGATCGATAACCCCTCACCGCGCTGTGCCTGCATGGTCGTGCTGGATACCTCGGGCTCCATGTCCGGCCAGCCGATCAGGGAACTGAATGACGGGCTGCAGCGCTTTCTGGAGTCGCTGAACCGAAATGAAGTGGCGGCCTGCTCCGTCGAGGTGGGCGTCATTACCGCCGGACAGCAGGTGGACGTGGTTCTGCCGTTCGTCTCAGCCATGAATGTCGACGGGTTCCAGCGTTTCGACGCCAGCGGGCCAACCCCGCTGGGGGCCGCCGTCGAGCTGGCGCTGGACACGCTGGAAAAACGCAAGGGCGAATACCGCAAGACCGGCGTTGCCTACTACCAGCCCTGGCTGGTGGTGATCAGCGATGGCGCGCCCACCGATCACTGGCAGAGCGCCGCCCAGCGTGCCAAGACGCTGTCTGGAAATCGCAAAATGGTTGCGCTGGCGGTCGGGGTGCAGGGTGCGGACATGCAGGTGCTGGGCGAGTTTTCCAACCGACCGGCGATCCCGCTCGATGGCCTCAAGTTCGGCGAGTTCTTCGAGTGGCTGTCCGCCAGCATGAGCCGGGTCTCCGCCTCGGCGTCGACAGCGTCGCGGGTGGATCTGCCGCCCATGGACAGCTGGGCCAACATCTGA
- the csm6 gene encoding CRISPR-associated ring nuclease Csm6, producing MRTMLLAVSGMSPAIITETLFSINRKGSAWPQALKIITTSKGAERLWQGLVLDGHLDRLCAVLDNPRIPFSRDDILVVPGKDGEPVVDARSVEDHEALANFIVTTVRDYTRDENTGIHASIAGGRKTMTFYLGYAMSLFGRRIDSLSHVLVSEGYENHPDFFYPTRESHPIRLRDGTTLDARDAEVTLADIPFIRQRRLVPELLKEFSEQVNFRELVNLINLGDEPQALRLDIYPREYRLRVYSSHSEVAKDIHISNLWHWVLYLLLAAETLQASDRGGYARPGRSEPDSVLAIQMAMTLAELRGIQCLGSSVEELIDELLQNDSLWEQHSNLERSLQAVRNKGGVTDTQFSTYLNSIQQELTKHLPTNLVQCLMPAQMFDENGEALLVTGKIKNKGCGYGIPLPNPHKQIRILVD from the coding sequence ATGAGAACGATGTTATTGGCTGTCAGCGGTATGTCGCCTGCGATCATCACCGAAACGCTGTTTAGTATCAATCGCAAGGGAAGCGCGTGGCCTCAGGCACTTAAGATCATCACTACGTCCAAAGGTGCGGAGCGGTTGTGGCAGGGGCTGGTCTTGGACGGTCACCTTGATCGGCTCTGCGCTGTGCTGGATAACCCCCGCATACCGTTCAGCAGGGACGATATTCTTGTGGTCCCGGGGAAAGATGGAGAGCCGGTCGTTGATGCCCGTAGCGTTGAAGACCACGAGGCGCTGGCCAACTTCATCGTCACGACGGTACGCGACTATACCAGGGATGAGAATACCGGGATTCATGCCTCGATTGCGGGCGGCCGCAAGACCATGACCTTTTACCTGGGCTATGCCATGAGCCTGTTCGGCAGGCGCATCGACAGTCTGTCCCATGTGCTGGTCAGCGAAGGCTATGAGAACCACCCTGACTTTTTCTATCCGACTCGCGAAAGTCACCCCATACGGCTGCGTGACGGAACCACTCTGGATGCCCGGGATGCCGAAGTGACCCTGGCTGACATCCCCTTCATCCGACAGCGGCGCCTGGTGCCTGAGCTGCTGAAGGAATTCAGCGAACAGGTTAACTTCCGCGAGCTGGTTAACCTGATCAACCTCGGGGACGAGCCGCAGGCGCTCAGGCTGGATATCTACCCTCGCGAGTACAGGCTGCGGGTCTATTCCAGTCATTCAGAGGTGGCGAAAGATATTCACATCTCGAACCTGTGGCATTGGGTGCTGTATTTGCTGCTTGCAGCAGAGACGCTGCAGGCCAGCGATCGAGGTGGTTATGCCAGGCCTGGCCGTTCGGAGCCTGACTCCGTGCTCGCAATTCAAATGGCGATGACGCTTGCCGAGCTGCGTGGTATTCAGTGCTTAGGCAGTAGCGTAGAAGAACTGATTGACGAGCTGCTGCAAAACGACAGCCTCTGGGAGCAGCATTCGAATCTGGAGCGCAGCCTGCAGGCCGTTCGGAACAAAGGCGGTGTGACCGATACCCAGTTCAGTACCTATTTGAACAGCATTCAACAGGAGCTCACCAAGCACCTGCCAACGAATCTGGTGCAGTGCCTGATGCCGGCGCAGATGTTCGATGAGAATGGCGAGGCGCTACTCGTTACCGGCAAGATCAAAAACAAGGGGTGCGGATATGGCATACCCTTGCCCAACCCGCACAAGCAGATTCGCATCCTTGTCGATTGA
- the cmr6 gene encoding type III-B CRISPR module RAMP protein Cmr6: MSEYSYCPLPSANRSRLAAAHNDDGHKGLVFTRLFQGYNAKFDKDKIDPASKTKALQDCAGRCGNPEALQAACERLTALTGNLGGELRIFRTDWHFVTGMGNASPIENGFTWHPTLGTPYIPGSTVKGLVRAWAEAYTDLPSAEIRRWFGSSARQVGMPANDSPDGEKITEEHQAGELIFMDAIPLEPPQLSVDIMTPHMGKWYELGHSQDKKAILPGDWHAPVPVPFLVTREAKFIFSIAPRRGSTVDLAPVLHALEQALAWLGVGSKTAAGYGHMTLEKGLTETLQASTLSEDEQMLQKLRRLFTNEQAFGPNPASSEVRLLLQAMAEKQTILNWPADSQQRLLAVAEEALKFHDGDRWNKQTKKKKPSLYQRLSELISG; encoded by the coding sequence ATGAGTGAGTACAGCTACTGCCCCTTGCCATCCGCAAACCGTAGTCGTCTTGCAGCGGCACACAATGATGACGGCCATAAGGGGCTTGTGTTTACCCGCCTGTTCCAAGGCTATAACGCGAAGTTCGATAAGGATAAGATCGACCCCGCAAGTAAAACCAAGGCGCTGCAGGATTGTGCGGGCCGGTGTGGCAACCCAGAGGCACTGCAGGCGGCCTGTGAGCGGTTAACAGCCCTGACAGGCAACCTTGGAGGAGAGCTGCGCATCTTCCGAACCGACTGGCATTTTGTCACAGGCATGGGCAATGCCAGCCCGATCGAAAATGGTTTTACATGGCACCCGACACTCGGTACGCCCTATATCCCGGGCTCTACGGTCAAGGGATTAGTACGCGCCTGGGCGGAAGCCTACACCGATTTGCCCAGCGCAGAGATACGTCGCTGGTTTGGCAGTTCGGCCAGGCAAGTTGGCATGCCCGCCAATGATAGCCCCGACGGTGAAAAAATTACCGAGGAGCACCAGGCGGGCGAACTGATTTTCATGGATGCAATTCCACTGGAACCGCCACAGCTCAGCGTCGATATAATGACGCCCCATATGGGGAAGTGGTATGAACTGGGTCACAGTCAAGATAAGAAAGCCATCCTGCCCGGTGACTGGCATGCGCCCGTCCCGGTGCCGTTTCTAGTGACCCGTGAAGCCAAGTTCATTTTTTCCATTGCTCCGCGCCGTGGCAGTACAGTGGATTTGGCTCCGGTGTTGCACGCACTTGAACAGGCACTCGCCTGGCTCGGCGTCGGCAGCAAGACCGCGGCGGGCTATGGTCACATGACACTCGAAAAAGGGCTGACGGAAACACTGCAGGCAAGCACGCTGAGTGAGGACGAGCAGATGTTGCAGAAACTGCGCCGCCTGTTTACCAATGAGCAGGCGTTTGGTCCAAACCCGGCCAGCAGCGAGGTTAGACTGTTACTGCAGGCGATGGCCGAGAAGCAGACAATCCTCAACTGGCCAGCCGACAGTCAGCAGCGGCTCCTGGCCGTCGCGGAGGAAGCGCTGAAATTCCATGATGGAGACCGCTGGAACAAACAGACAAAAAAGAAAAAGCCGTCGCTGTATCAGAGGCTCAGCGAGCTCATCAGTGGCTAA
- the cmr5 gene encoding type III-B CRISPR module-associated protein Cmr5 — MAKYKKQGSRKTSPAAAPSISISPRKSVETASRQQTIAQQRAGFALKKVLAVTPDKETANRFKAYANSLPAMIQTNGIGQALAFAKMKGNGRGPEASAWLALYKAVSEWLTTGERGIWPAQQDVMEAIVAGDQYQYQRAHAEAQALLSWIKQFARAEIAGDSHE, encoded by the coding sequence ATGGCAAAGTACAAAAAGCAGGGATCCAGAAAAACCAGTCCAGCTGCAGCGCCATCCATTTCCATTAGCCCACGTAAAAGTGTCGAGACGGCCAGCCGTCAGCAGACTATCGCACAACAGCGCGCAGGCTTCGCACTGAAGAAGGTGCTAGCTGTGACGCCGGACAAGGAGACAGCTAATAGATTCAAAGCCTACGCCAACAGCCTGCCGGCAATGATTCAGACCAACGGTATTGGTCAGGCACTGGCGTTCGCCAAAATGAAAGGCAATGGAAGAGGCCCGGAAGCGAGCGCCTGGCTGGCACTGTACAAGGCAGTCAGTGAATGGCTGACCACCGGTGAGCGGGGTATCTGGCCTGCGCAGCAGGATGTTATGGAGGCCATTGTGGCGGGAGACCAGTATCAGTACCAGCGTGCCCACGCCGAAGCCCAGGCCTTGCTGAGCTGGATCAAACAGTTCGCCCGCGCTGAAATTGCCGGAGACAGCCATGAGTGA
- the cmr4 gene encoding type III-B CRISPR module RAMP protein Cmr4 produces the protein MRNNQLFGLRAETSIHAGTGESDGNIDLPIMREQHSGWPVVFGSAVKGALRAAAEQALQHDTETLLTLFGPDTQNASDHAGALMISDARLLALPVRSLTSQYRLVTCPELIKRLARDAERLGFSTLELGALHEPDDENILTAQDEKHDYLFLEEYAYQRQTADLGLLISVLAELSGLDERDITAKLAVVSNDSFAHLCQSAIPVQAHIAIDNDTKTVARGALWHEESLPPDTLLYIGINAAKSRRESSPMTAQDVMTALTDQVFGQFPYLQLGGNETTGMGWCKINAFSKG, from the coding sequence ATGCGGAATAACCAACTTTTTGGCCTGCGTGCCGAAACCTCCATCCACGCCGGCACCGGCGAGTCGGACGGTAACATTGACCTGCCGATCATGCGCGAGCAGCACAGTGGCTGGCCCGTTGTGTTTGGCTCGGCGGTGAAAGGTGCGCTACGCGCAGCGGCAGAGCAAGCTCTGCAACATGATACCGAAACTCTGCTGACACTATTCGGTCCCGACACCCAGAATGCCAGCGATCATGCCGGCGCACTGATGATCAGCGATGCTCGCCTGCTGGCACTGCCGGTCCGCTCACTGACCAGCCAGTATCGGCTGGTCACGTGCCCGGAGCTGATCAAGCGCCTCGCCCGTGATGCTGAACGCCTGGGTTTCTCGACCCTGGAGCTGGGCGCCCTACACGAACCTGACGACGAGAACATTCTTACCGCACAGGACGAGAAACACGACTATCTCTTTCTGGAGGAGTATGCCTATCAACGTCAGACCGCTGACTTGGGCCTACTGATCAGTGTACTGGCAGAACTGTCCGGTCTGGACGAACGTGATATCACAGCCAAACTGGCGGTGGTGAGCAATGACAGCTTCGCCCATTTGTGCCAGTCCGCCATTCCTGTACAGGCACATATCGCCATCGACAACGATACGAAAACCGTCGCACGCGGGGCCCTATGGCACGAGGAGTCCCTGCCGCCGGATACATTGCTCTATATCGGTATCAATGCAGCAAAGTCGCGCCGGGAAAGCAGTCCTATGACGGCCCAGGATGTGATGACAGCATTGACCGATCAGGTATTTGGCCAGTTCCCTTACCTGCAGCTCGGTGGCAACGAAACCACCGGAATGGGCTGGTGCAAAATCAACGCATTCAGCAAGGGGTGA